In Patescibacteria group bacterium, the sequence TAAAGACTACCATTTGGTGGGTGGTACGGCGCTAGCATTGCAGATCGGACATCGGACATCGGATATCCTATGACTTTGATCTTTTTACAGAAAAACCCCTTGCAGAGAACCCTTTTAAAAAAATGAAAAAAGTATTTCCATCAGAAAAAATCATTAAGAGCTTTCAGTCAAAAGAACAGCTTGATGTATTTGTTTCAGGTGTCAAAATAACACTTCGGTTTTATCCCTTTCCGCCGCAGTACCCATTGGTAAAATACCAAAAAGTCCCGTTACTATCAATAAAAGACATAGCTGCAGCAAAAGCATTTGCAATAGGGCAGCGAGCCGCATACCGCGATTATGTCGATATGTACTATATTCTGAAGGGGGGATATGCAACACTCCATGAAGTGATACTGCTTTCCGAAAAGAAATATGCTACAGACTTCAATGGCCGTCTGTTTCTTGAGCAATTGGTATATCTTGGGGATATCACGGATACAAAAGTTGAATTTCTTGGCGTCCCTATTGCTCAACAAGCTATTGTCCGTAGATTAAAAAAAGAGGTTCGCGACTATGTTAAAGCGCTTGTATAATCTGCTATTCGCAATAGTTTTTGCGTCCGTATCATGCTTACTTTAGCCATATGAAGCTTGCAAAAAAGCTTGTTTTGAGCTTAAGGCTGACTGAATATTAAGACTTGTATGCTTTTTAAATTAAAAAATGAAGAAAAAATAACAATAGTATGCTCGATTCTTGTAGTAACTGTAGTTTTATCTATTTCTACAGTTTTTGCTGCAGGAGAAGTTAAGGGACAGAAGTTGTGCATAGGTACAGACTGCAGAACATCTTGGCCAACTGCGGCGAGCAATTTAACTTCTAACGCATTAACCTTGGGAACAAATGGCAGAATTGGGTATGATGGTACTAGTCTCTATCTCGCATCAAAGTCCAGCGGCTCTGCCCAAATTTACTTAGACACACAAAACGATCAAGCACTTAGATTGAATGTTCCAATAAAGAGTCAACTTAGAATTGGAACATCAAGTGACTCTGACCAAAGGCGCGATTACAGAATTGAATTTGGTGATATCCCATCCGACTCAAATGGCTGGGGTTATGTGCGGCTAGGTGAATGGGATGAGGATGATAAACTTTCAGTTTATGCAAAAAAAGGGACGGAGTTTAGTGCAAAAGCTGATTATATAAATCAAACAATTAAAGTAAAGGGTGGAGCTATAATAGAAGGGAACTTAAAAGTAGCTGGGACAATTCGCCCCACTCGAACTCAAAATATAATTGCTTCCGGATACTCAGATGATACTGGTGGTAGTCCTTGGACAAGAGTATGGGAAGCACCATTTAATGATGGGAAGGGAGAAAATAAACAAAGCAACACCACCTATACATCTCTAGATTCAAATAAAGCAGTACTTGGTTTTAAGGTGCAGGGTGGTGCTGGTGATGGCGGTGCTTGTGTTTTTGGAGTAAACGATTATTTTATTGGAGCTGTTCGATACAAGGGATATGTAAATAAATTACGGACTGATGGTGTGTGGAGCGGCAATTCATGTTATACCGCCTTAGGAGGTAGTTATAGAGATTGGGGGAATAATAAAAGAGCTGTTGACGGAGGTCCTGAAATTATATTCGAAAATATAGACGGAGGTAAGGAGAACGCCTCAAATACTTGTAGTGGCACTGAAGATTTTTTATATAATAAAGCACCCGGTTTGATTTATATACCACCAGGGAATGTGCTGTGGTCAACACAGTTTTATTCAAGCGACGATGACAATAAACATGAGTCATATTGTAGAATTTTAGTACTTTATAGTAATGAATAGAGCTTATATGAAGATTTTTTACGTAGTATTATTGGTATTTAGTTGTTTTATTTTTCAAACACCAAACATTTTAAATGCTGCAGATACAACAATAAATACTATTAATGATTCACAAGAAGAAAAAGATGTGAACTTAATTGAGGGGGATTTAATTGAAGGTAAAATAGAAGTACCTCAAGAATTACTACAAAAAAGAAATGATAATCAGCAACCAGAGTTCGTTAATAATTTACCGAAAGAAACCGACGTCACAGATAAAGATGACACCCTAAATGTAGATGAAGAAAATAGATTTAATAGATTAGAAAAAAATCAAGCAATATTAACAATATATTGTATTGTTAATACTATTTTGTTTTTTATTGTAATATTTTTTTACTTTAGGATAGTCAGAAGAAATAAACAATAACCTCCAAAACGAATTCTTTTCGAGTGCATCATCTGCCGGACGGTGACTTCAGCCGCTGTTGTGGGATTATCGGCCAAATTGTCATTTTGATGTTTCACGGAAACGATATGTTCATTGACAACAAAAGGAAAGCAATAGCCTCCATACTAAAGGAGTGCTATACTTTAGACATATGAAGCTTGCTAAAAAGCTTGTTTTGGGTATAACGTGCGGCGTATTTGTTGTTGGAATGTTTTCATTTTGGAACTTTTTTACCTATGCCGCTTCAGAATATCAATATGTGTTTATACGAATGGCGTATTCTTCCAACGTAAACCAGTGTTCTTGTGATACTTCAACAGCGACCAATGATTGTCCAAGTATAACATTTGCAGCCAATGCCGACAGCCCCTCTAAGTGCAGCGATCAACAAACTACTCGCGGGAAGCCCTACTATAGAATCTATGAGAAAAAAGAAAAGATTCCCGGTCAATCTGTTCAATCTGTCGTTCCCCAACGGCAGACGGCGGGGCATTTTTGTATTGGAAATTTATGCGTGAGTAATTGGGGGTCTCTTCTAACAAGTAGTGTTGCGGGAGGGCGGTATTGTATAAATGGAAATAATAATTGTATTCAGAAAGGACAGTTTGTGTGCGCGAGTAAGGGGGGAGATAATGATAATGACGGGATTTGCAATAATGATGACGAATGTGAAAATCACAGCGGCACGAGCCAATACAGTGGCTGTCCTGAAGAGGCGCCAACAATCTATAATGAGCGATATGATCCTTCAGATAAAAAATTAAAGTGGGGTGTGCGTGGTGATGAGGCCACTATGTATTTATCCGGATCAGCCGGATATGTGCAGTTTGAAGGTG encodes:
- a CDS encoding nucleotidyl transferase AbiEii/AbiGii toxin family protein; protein product: MKKVFPSEKIIKSFQSKEQLDVFVSGVKITLRFYPFPPQYPLVKYQKVPLLSIKDIAAAKAFAIGQRAAYRDYVDMYYILKGGYATLHEVILLSEKKYATDFNGRLFLEQLVYLGDITDTKVEFLGVPIAQQAIVRRLKKEVRDYVKALV